In a genomic window of Glycine max cultivar Williams 82 chromosome 13, Glycine_max_v4.0, whole genome shotgun sequence:
- the BZIP112 gene encoding basic leucine zipper 61: MAQLPPKIPTIPQNWPSFPHQRVPSMANFNPTTSTTTATTTPPPPSWVDEFLDFSSARRGAHRRSASDSITFLEAPFLDECRAGFDRLDEDQLISMFSDDIAAASLPPPPPLSSASNPSSPASDQNSSEEKPMEMALDVKPKAETLEEESSYKDEEAAPQPSAIATCTETVVDPKRVKRILANRQSAQRSRVRKLQYISELERSVTTLQTEVSALSPRVAFLDHQRLILNVDNSALKQRIAALAQDKIFKDAHQEALKKEIERLRQIYHQQNLQKMNSNLQQTTPTSQPQQQPMQLHHHQQPIAVSQPLGCKDNKEQLLS, encoded by the exons ATGGCACAATTACCTCCTAAAATACCAACCATACCCCAGAATTGGCCATCTTTCCCTCACCAAAGGGTACCCTCAATGGCCAACTTCAACCCCACAACCTCCACTACCACCGCCACTACGACTCCCCCGCCGCCTTCATGGGTCGACGAGTTTCTCGACTTCTCGTCGGCCCGGCGGGGGGCCCACCGGCGATCCGCCAGCGACTCCATCACATTCCTCGAGGCGCCTTTTCTCGATGAATGTCGAGCCGGATTCGACCGGCTCGACGAGGACCAGCTGATTTCCATGTTCTCCGACGACATTGCTGCGGCGTCgctgccgccgccgccgccgctgTCGTCGGCGTCCAACCCCTCCTCGCCGGCCTCCGACCAAAACAGCAGCGAGGAGAAGCCGATGGAAATGGCGCTGGACGTGAAGCCGAAGGCGGAAACCCTTGAAGAGGAAAGCTCGTACAAGGATGAGGAGGCGGCGCCGCAACCCTCCGCCATCGCCACCTGCACTGAAACCGTTGTTGATCCCAAGAGGGTCAAAAG AATTTTGGCTAACAGGCAATCAGCTCAGAGGTCAAGGGTAAGAAAGCTGCAATACATTTCTGAGCTTGAAAGGAGCGTAACAACTTTGCAG ACGGAGGTATCAGCATTGTCACCTCGAGTTGCATTCCTGGACCATCAACGTTTGATTCTTAATGTCGACAATAGTGCCTTGAAGCAACGCATTGCTGCTTTGGCCCAAGACAAGATTTTCAAAGACG CTCACCAAGAAGCATTAAAGAAGGAAATAGAGAGACTAAGGCAAATCTATCACCAACAGAACCTACAAAAGATGAACAGCAATCTTCAACAAACCACACCAACATCACAGCCACAACAACAACCAATGCAActtcatcatcatcagcagcCGATAGCAGTGTCTCAACCATTGGGATGCAAGGACAACAAGGAGCAGCTCCTCAGTTGA
- the LOC100800114 gene encoding uncharacterized protein, translating to MEDGNNSGGSTAKKLKQRRKRKDYLVDKDGQVGEREKLAKRILLSLTRPSYVLGLGPKPLRVEHRARLRYLLRRLVNQHHWVAASGVLSAYLKGTLDDASPYTNRLKFWVLLELLKRVENHSINPTRIKNLYDIWSKKIGSMKTWPVESRYAVHMEFMLFCLLQGNAEDAYQLALCLGQEKGDIGPMSKMMMGLTFYELWYSSIPKEFQWRNSDQFDSQENSDMEGTSFNNETVQSEMYNSVESHMADSQSQRDSDASVMNDMKISGDVVFNEDMEVDANKREKPYQNVQPEGFYLNSEEHKGFGDPFSNNGGLTQDILYGLGGLDSWLLPLRFSDDHSFEEFMYWQGNQPNDFYKNAVKYLQLALDSEPSASAALLPLIQLLLIGGQVDEALNMLEKQCCNSASVLPIRVRAALLERFDRNNSPLLLSCFEDILKKDPTCSDALAKLIKMHQNGDYSLESLLEMIALHLDATHAEYNTWKVFSSCFLRLSSYEEDCMSSCPVQNEDGHKQHFSLNKTPKIFTDGISGKSWRLRCRWWLTRHFSNSKLESEIEAGDLQLLTYKAACASYMYGREFSYVAKAYSHLEQENDKELLLFLDEHRGNSFGFYKKTQKKFTHIT from the exons ATGGAAGACGGGAACAACAGTGGCGGTTCCACCGCAAAGAAATTAAAGCAGCGGCGAAAGAGGAAGGATTACTTGGTGGACAAGGATGGGCAGGTGGGGGAGCGAGAGAAGCTGGCAAAAAGAATCTTGTTGTCTCTGACGAGACCTTCCTATGTTTTGGGATTGGGTCCCAAACCTCTTAGGGTGGAGCACCGTGCGAGGTTGCGCTACTTGCTCCGGAGGCTCGTTAACCAGCACCATTGGGTTGCAGCCAGTGGTGTTCTCAGTGCCTACTTGAAGGGAACACTTGATGACGCCTCTCCCTACACCAACCGTCTTAAGTTTTGG GTTTTACTGGAGCTTCTTAAGCGTGTGGAAAACCATTCTATTAATCCAACACGAATCAAGAACCTCTATGATATTTGGTCGAAGAAAATTGGATCAATGAAGACCTGGCCAGTTGAG AGCAGATATGCAGTCCATATGGAGTTCATGCTTTTCTGTCTTTTGCAAGGCAATGCTGAGGATGCATACCAGCTTGCACTAtg CCTTGGGCAAGAAAAAGGTGATATTGGTCCTATGTCAAAGATGATGATGGGTTTGACATTCTATGAGTTGTGGTATTCTTCTATCCCCAAAGAATTCCAGTGGAGAAATTCAGACCAGTTTGACTCGCAAGAGAACTCAGATATGGAGGGAACCTCATTCAACAATGAAACTGTACAGTCAGAGATGTATAATTCAGTTGAATCCCACATGGCTGACTCCCAGTCCCAACGTGATTCAGATGCTTCTGTCATGAATGATATGAAGATATCTGGGGATGTTGTCTTCAATGAAGACATGGAGGTTGATgctaataaaagagaaaaaccaTATCAAAACGTTCAGCCAGAAGGTTTTTACTTAAATTCTGAAGAGCATAAAGGATTTGGAGATCCTTTTTCTAACAATGGAGGTCTTACACAGGATATCTTGTATGGTCTTG GGGGACTTGATTCGTGGTTGCTGCCCTTGCGTTTTTCTGATGACCACAGTTTTGAGGAGTTCATGTATTGGCAAGGAAATCAGCCTAATGACTTTTACAAAAATGCAGTGAAATATTTGCAACTGGCTCTTGACTCAGAACCTTCCGCTTCAGCAGCATTACTTCCATTGATACAG CTGTTGCTGATTGGAGGTCAAGTTGATGAGGCTCTAAATATGCTTGAGAAGCAATGCTGTAATTCAGCCTCTGTACTCCCAATAAG AGTAAGGGCTGCTCTCTTGGAGCGTTTTGATCGAAACAACTCTCCCCTGCTTCTTAGCTGTTTCGAGGATATATTGAAGAAGGATCCAACATGTAGTGATGCCTTAGCAAAACTTATCAAGATGCACCAAAATG GAGACTATAGTCTTGAATCTCTGTTGGAAATGATTGCTTTACATTTAGATGCTACACATGCAGAGTACAATACGTGGAAGGTGTTCTCTTCATGTTTCTTGAGACTGTCTTCCTACGAAGAAGACTGCATGTCTTCATGCCCCGTTCAAAATGAAGATGGACATAAGCAACACTTTTCCCTTAACAAAACCCCTAAAATATTTACGGATGGTATATCAGGAAAATCTTGGAGGCTTCGCTGTAGGTGGTGGTTAACAAGACATTTCAGCAATAGCAAGCTTGAATCAGAGATTGAAGctg GTGATTTGCAGTTACTCACATACAAAGCGGCATGTGCATCGTACATGTATGGACGGGAATTCAGCTATGTTGCGAAGGCTTATTCTCATTTAGAACAAGAAAATGATAAGGAGTTGCTATTGTTCTTGGATGAGCACAGGGGAAATTCATttggattttataaaaaaacacaaaagaaatTTACACACATAACATAA
- the LOC100800642 gene encoding probable E3 ubiquitin-protein ligase ZFP1 yields MDEMVDSEMDQQIEDYQHSEPDILSRGTTSISQPNNNHAMVGESENTTNADSHFLPDAYDNARVYGVPQYNGIQPPHNLDTGVPVATNLYYSSINPPSSTGVFHPPQSHRAIEQLPGSNTFEVAGGSSNNFGRSSSFMNDARGPHKRKIPKGIRGNSQDFNASSSSSSTAPPNARHANDVAIMDNTQFHIRSLVEVGPHGSEWSRPNESIMVHDHNHLIHGNYLGQHFPPIAPPWLFQQLNSNNNDGHATPWNQSLPMPCVQVSDKVFNFFLKICLLVMSLVCLTISSYAFPAPAINGSSLESVSMGLQRYHDPVGNRNGLRFPYHVPVNQQHHSYHHSTLPMQGVRDHSLNFFPTVTTNSFRVPTNPLRNVAIPTQASFEMGPRHVGPAPSSSLRIYRPHRGVVPETTLRHRSLPPMGFLRVNDVALIDEVGNLVDNHRDMRLDIEDMSYEDLIALGERIGNVNTGLSEETITTQLKTKTYLTGATSINMEEEVCDDQGTFSCIICQDEFKNQEKIGVLQCEHEYHADCLRTWLVVKNVCPICKSEALKSTSVSPPT; encoded by the exons ATGGATGAAATGGTGGATTCAGAAATGGATCAACAGATAGAAGATTATCAACATTCTGAACCCGATATCCTTTCGAGAGGAACCACTAGCATCTCGCAGCCTAATAATAACCATGCAATGGTGGGAGAATCTGAGAACACAACTAATGCTGATTCTCACTTTCTGCCAGATGCTTATGACAATGCTAGGGTGTATGGGGTTCCACAATATAATGGTATTCAGCCTCCACATAATCTTGATACGGGTGTACCAGTTGCAACTAACTTATATTATTCTAGCATTAATCCTCCTTCCAGTACTGGTGTTTTTCATCCGCCTCAAAGTCATAGAGCCATTGAACAATTGCCGGGTTCAAACACATTTGAAGTTGCTGGAGGTTCTTCAAATAATTTTGGAAGAAGTTCTAGTTTCATGAATGATGCTAGAGGTCCACACAAAAGGAAAATTCCTAAAGGAATAAGAGGAAATTCACAAGATTTTAATGCTTCGTCGTCTAGCTCTTCAACTGCTCCCCCTAATGCAAGACATGCCAATGATGTTGCTATAATGGATAATACACAATTTCATATCCGTTCACTTGTGGAGGTAGGACCACACGGTAGTGAATGGAGCCGGCCAAATGAGTCTATTATGGTGCATGATCATAATCATTTGATCCATGGAAATTATTTAGGGCAACACTTTCCGCCAATAGCTCCTCCATGGTTGTTCCAACAGTTGAATAGTAACAATAATGATGGCCATGCTACACCCTGGAATCAATCTCTTCCAATGCCTTGTGTGCAAG TGTCTGACAAagtgttcaatttttttcttaaaatttgtttgttGGTTATGAGTTTAGTTTGTCTGACTATCTCTTCATATGCTTTTCCAGCACCCGCTATAAACGGAAGTTCATTAGAGAGTGTAAGTATGGGATTGCAGAGATATCATGATCCAGTTGGAAATCGAAATGGCCTTAGGTTTCCTTATCATGTTCCTGTCAACCAACAACACCATAGTTATCATCACTCAACACTGCCCATGCAAGGAGTAAGAGATCATAGTCTCAACTTCTTCCCTACAGTAACTACAAATTCATTTAGGGTTCCAACAAATCCTTTGCGTAATGTTGCAATCCCAACACAAGCTAGTTTTGAGATGGGTCCTAGACATGTTGGCCCTGCACCATCATCTAGCCTCCGAATTTACCGACCTCATAGAGGGGTTGTGCCTGAGACAACTCTCAGACATCGAAGTCTTCCTCCCATGGGCTTCCTTCGAGTTAAT GATGTTGCTTTAATTGATGAAGTGGGAAATTTGGTTGACAATCACAGAGATATGCGCTTGGACATAGAGGATATGTCTTATGAG GATCTCATTGCTTTGGGTGAGAGAATTGGCAATGTAAACACTGGTTTATCGGAGGAAACAATTACAACTCAATTGAAgacaaaaacttatttaacggGTGCTACTAGTATTAATATGGAGGAGGAAGTTTGTGATGATCAGGGAACATTTTCTTGTATAATATGTCAG GATGAATTCAAGAACCAAGAGAAGATTGGAGTTCTTCAATGTGAGCATGAATATCATGCAGATTGCTTAAGAACATGGTTGGTGGTAAAAAATGTTTGCCCCATATGCAAATCTGAAGCTTTGAAATCAACTTCTGTGTCTCCTCCTacctaa
- the LOC100811497 gene encoding RNA exonuclease 4 isoform X2, producing MKKPKPTLLSPNWVQLQEKLKPNGSKASRTFKNSDEDTPESILGKRKERPDDEPNDCQINPLAPINDDSSLTDAVAMDCEMVGVGQGNKSALGRVTLVNKWGNVIYDEFVRPIERVVDFRTKISGIRPRDLRKAKDFWAAQKKVAELINGRILVGHALSNDLKALLLSHPRKDIRDTSEYRPFLNRRALRHLAAEHLGVNIQTGEHCPVEDARAAMLLYQRNRKEWEKNIKDQFRLKQKQRKSKQKKKQKNEDVSNANHVEI from the exons ATGAAGAAACCGAAGCCAACTCTGTTGAGCCCCAATTGGGTTCAACTTCAAGAA AAGCTGAAGCCGAATGGCTCCAAGGCTTCAAGGACCTTCAAAAATTCTGATGAAGACACCCCAGAATCAATATTGg ggAAACGTAAAGAGAGACCAGATGATGAACCCAACGATTGTCAGATTAATCCTCTTGCTCCTATAAATGACGATTCAAG TTTGACAGATGCAGTGGCCATGGATTGTGAAATGGTAGGCGTAGGTCAAGGGAACAAAAGTGCTCTTGGAAGAGTAACACTG GTCAATAAGTGGGGAAATGTTATTTATGACGAGTTTGTCCGGCCAATTGAGCGAGTTGTTGACTTCCGGACTAAAATTAGCGGCATAAGACCTCGAGATCTTAGAAAAG caAAGGATTTTTGGGCTGCTCAGAAGAAAGTGGCAGAGTTGATCAATGGAAGGATCCTTGTTGGTCATGCCTTGTCCAATGATCTTAAG GCATTATTATTAAGTCATCCCAGAAAGGATATACGGGATACCTCCGAATACCGACCATTTTTAAA CAGAAGAGCACTGCGGCATCTTGCTGCCGAACATCTTGGTGTTAACATCCAAACAGGAGAGCACTGTCCA GTAGAAGATGCTCGTGCTGCCATGCTGCTTTACcaaagaaatagaaaagaatggGAGAAGAACATAAAAGATCAATTTCGGTTGAAACAGAagcaaaggaaatcaaagcaaaaaaagaaacagaagAATGAAGACGTTTCAAATGCCAACCATGTTGAAATTTGA
- the LOC100811497 gene encoding RNA exonuclease 4 isoform X1: protein MKKPKPTLLSPNWVQLQEKLKPNGSKASRTFKNSDEDTPESILGKRKERPDDEPNDCQINPLAPINDDSSLTDAVAMDCEMVGVGQGNKSALGRVTLVNKWGNVIYDEFVRPIERVVDFRTKISGIRPRDLRKAKDFWAAQKKVAELINGRILVGHALSNDLKALLLSHPRKDIRDTSEYRPFLNRSSSRRALRHLAAEHLGVNIQTGEHCPVEDARAAMLLYQRNRKEWEKNIKDQFRLKQKQRKSKQKKKQKNEDVSNANHVEI from the exons ATGAAGAAACCGAAGCCAACTCTGTTGAGCCCCAATTGGGTTCAACTTCAAGAA AAGCTGAAGCCGAATGGCTCCAAGGCTTCAAGGACCTTCAAAAATTCTGATGAAGACACCCCAGAATCAATATTGg ggAAACGTAAAGAGAGACCAGATGATGAACCCAACGATTGTCAGATTAATCCTCTTGCTCCTATAAATGACGATTCAAG TTTGACAGATGCAGTGGCCATGGATTGTGAAATGGTAGGCGTAGGTCAAGGGAACAAAAGTGCTCTTGGAAGAGTAACACTG GTCAATAAGTGGGGAAATGTTATTTATGACGAGTTTGTCCGGCCAATTGAGCGAGTTGTTGACTTCCGGACTAAAATTAGCGGCATAAGACCTCGAGATCTTAGAAAAG caAAGGATTTTTGGGCTGCTCAGAAGAAAGTGGCAGAGTTGATCAATGGAAGGATCCTTGTTGGTCATGCCTTGTCCAATGATCTTAAG GCATTATTATTAAGTCATCCCAGAAAGGATATACGGGATACCTCCGAATACCGACCATTTTTAAA CCGGTCAAGTAGCAGAAGAGCACTGCGGCATCTTGCTGCCGAACATCTTGGTGTTAACATCCAAACAGGAGAGCACTGTCCA GTAGAAGATGCTCGTGCTGCCATGCTGCTTTACcaaagaaatagaaaagaatggGAGAAGAACATAAAAGATCAATTTCGGTTGAAACAGAagcaaaggaaatcaaagcaaaaaaagaaacagaagAATGAAGACGTTTCAAATGCCAACCATGTTGAAATTTGA